The Miscanthus floridulus cultivar M001 chromosome 17, ASM1932011v1, whole genome shotgun sequence genome has a window encoding:
- the LOC136516219 gene encoding NADP-dependent malic enzyme, chloroplastic-like: MGGGGVGDAYGEDRATEEQLITPWAFSVASGYTLLRDPRHNKGLAFSEAERDAHYLRGLLPPALASQELQEKKLMHNLRQYDQPLHRYIALMDLQERNERLFYKLLIDNVEELLPVVYTPTVGEACQKYGSIYRRPQGLYISLKDKGKILEVLKNWPERSIQVIVVTDGERILGLGDLGCQGMGIPVGKLSLYTALGGVRPSACLPITIDVGTNNETLLNDEFYIGLRQKRATGEEYHELLEEFMTAVKQNYGEKVLTQFEDFANHNAFDLLEKYRESHLVFNDDIQGTASVVLAGLLAALKVVGGTLADHTYLFLGAGEAGTGIAELIALEMSKQTGSPIEECRPKIWLMDSKGLIVASRIDSLQAFKKPWAHEHEPVATLLEAVQSLKPTVLIGTSGKGGTFTQDVVEAMGALNEKPVIFALSNPTSHSECTAEQAYTWTQGRAVFASGSPFPTVELDGKTLVPGQSNNAYIFPGFGLGVVISGAIRVRDDMLLAASEALAEQVTEEHFAKGLIFPPFTNIRAISARIAAKVAAKAYELGLASRLPRPDDLVKYAESCMYTPTYRSYR, from the exons ATGGGGGGCGGCGGCGTTGGGGACGCGTACGGCGAGGACCGCGCCACCGAGGAGCAGCTCATCACGCCATGGGCCTTCTCCGTCGCAAG CGGCTACACCCTGCTGCGCGACCCGCGGCACAACAAGGGCCTGGCCTTCTCGGAGGCGGAGCGCGACGCGCACTACCTCCGTGGCCTGCTGCCCCCCGCGCTGGCGTCGCAGGAGCTGCAGGAGAAGAAGCTCATGCACAACCTGCGCCAGTACGACCAGCCGCTGCACCGCTACATCGCCTTGATGGACCTGCAGGAGCGCAACGAGAGGCTCTTCTACAAGCTCCTCATCGACAACGTCGAGGAGCTGCTCCCCGTCGTCTACACGCCCACCGTCGGGGAGGCGTGCCAGAAGTACGGCAGCATCTACCGACGCCCGCAGGGGCTCTACATCAGCCTCAAGGACAA GGGCAAGATCCTGGAGGTGCTCAAGAACTGGCCGGAGAGGAGCATCCAGGTCATCGTCGTCACCGACGGCGAGCGCATCCTTGGCCTCGGGGATCTCGGTTGCCAGGGGATGGGAATTCCCGTCGGCAAGCTCTCCCTCTACACTGCCCTCGGAGGTGTTCGCCCCTCAGCT TGCCTGCCGATCACGATCGATGTCGGCACCAACAACGAGACCTTGCTCAACGACGAGTTCTACATCGGCCTCCGCCAGAAACGTGCCACCGGCGAG GAGTACCATGAACTTCTCGAAGAGTTCATGACCGCCGTCAAGCAAAACTACGGCGAGAAGGTCCTCACCCAG TTCGAAGACTTCGCGAACCACAACGCTTTTGACCTGCTGGAGAAGTACAGGGAGAGCCATCTCGTCTTCAACGACGATATCCAG GGAACAGCCTCCGTGGTCCTGGCAGGCCTCCTGGCGGCGCTCAAGGTGGTCGGCGGGACGCTTGCAGACCACACTTACCTGTTCCTCGGTGCCGGCGAG GCCGGGACTGGCATTGCCGAGCTTATTGCTCTCGAGATGTCAAAACAGACTGGGTCTCCGATCGAGGAGTGCCGCCCGAAGATCTGGCTGATGGACTCCAAGGGCCTGATCGTGGCGTCGCGGATAGACTCGCTGCAGGCGTTCAAGAAGCCGTGGGCGCACGAGCACGAGCCCGTGGCGACGCTGCTGGAGGCGGTGCAGTCGCTGAAGCCGACGGTGCTGATCGGCACCTCGGGCAAGGGCGGCACCTTCACCCAGGACGTGGTGGAAGCCATGGGTGCCCTGAACGAAAAGCCCGTGATCTTCGCGCTGTCGAACCCGACGTCGCACTCGGAATGCACGGCGGAGCAGGCCTACACGTGGACGCAGGGACGCGCGGTGTTCGCGAGCGGCAGCCCGTTCCCGACGGTGGAGCTGGACGGGAAGACGCTGGTGCCAGGCCAGTCCAACAACGCCTACATCTTCCCCGGGTTCGGCCTCGGCGTCGTCATCTCGGGCGCCATCCGTGTCCGCGACGACATGCTGCTGGCCGCCTCCGAGGCGCTGGCGGAGCAGGTGACGGAGGAGCACTTCGCCAAGGGCCTCATCTTCCCGCCCTTCACCAACATCCGCGCCATCTCGGCCCGCATCGCCGCCAAGGTGGCCGCCAAGGCCTACGAGCTCGGCCTCGCCAGCCGCCTGCCACGCCCCGACGACCTCGTCAAGTATGCGGAGAGCTGCATGTACACCCCCACCTACCGCAGCTACCGGTAA